The segment GCTGGCTCTCCATGCGCAGGTTGGGGTACTTCCGCATCGAGGGCAGGACGGGAATGTGGGGATCGTGATAGCTCACGTCGGCTCCGCGCGCGAGCAGGAGTTCCATCAGCTCAAAGCCCGGCGACTCGCGCGGGTCGTCGACGTCCTTCTTGTAGGCCATCCCGAGCAGGGCGATCCGGCTCCCCTTGACCGGCTTGCCCCGGTCGTTCAGGGCGTCGGCCACCTTGTGCACGACGAACTCGGGCATCGACGTGTTGATCTCACCCGCCAGTTCGATGAACCGCGTGCTCATCCCAAAGCGGCGGGCCACCCAGCTGAGGTAAAACGGGTCGATGGGGATGCAGTGTCCCCCCAGCCCGGGCCCAGGATAGAAGGCCTGGAAGCCGAACGGCTTGGTCTTCGCCGCGTCGATCACCTCCCAGACGTCAATGCCCATGCGGTCGTAGAGGATCTTCAGCTCGTTGACCAGGGCGATGTTGACGGCACGATAGGTGTTCTCGAGGATCTTGCACGCCTCGGCCACCTCGGCCGAGGAGACCGCGACGACCTTGACGACGATCTGCGCGTAGAAGGCCGCGGCCAGCTCGGTGCTGATCGGGTCGAGCCCGCCGACGACCTTGGGGATGGTCGGGGCGGAGAAATCCGGGTTGCCCGGGTCTTCGCGCTCGGGGCTGAAGGCCAGGAAGAAGTCCGCGCCGGCCCGAAGGCCGCCGGACTCCAGGATCGGCTGGACCTCGTCGCGGGTTGTGCCGGGATAGGTCGTGCTCTCGAGCACGACGAGCTGCCCCGGCCGCAAGGTCCTGGCAATGGCCCGCGCGGTGTTCGTGACAAACGAAAGGTCCGGCTCCCGGGTCTCGCCCAGGGGGGTGGGCACGCAGATGAGCACGATGTCAGCCTCGCCCAGCCGGCCCAGGTCGCTCGTGGGCTCGAAGCCCGCCGCGCTCATCGCCCGGACCGCCTCGGGGCCGATGTGGCCGATGTAGCTCTGCCCATCGCGCAGGAGCTGCACCTTGCGCGGGTCGGTATCAAACCCCAGCACCGGAAAGCCCCGGGTCGCGCAGGCCTGCGCCAGCGGCAGGCCCACATATCCCAGACCAATGATCCCCACCCGGGCCGAGCCTTGCCGGATCTGCTCAAGCAAGGCGTCACGATGAACGTTCGACATGGATCACAGTTCCACAACCGGGAGATGTCCGCACACACGATTGGAGTATAGAAGGCGGCCCCGCCTCCCCGCCACCGAGGACCCAATCCCTCGGACCGGAAATCCGGATCGGTTCTCACCCTGTTCGTCTTCAACGGCGGGTTCCCAAGGGTTGTGACAGGAGCGTTGCCGCCCGGGGTTCCTCGGTGCCCTCGCCCCGGGGCCTCCACCAATCCACCAATGTCCCAACACGGCCATCGTGTCGACCTGCCCGACCGCCGGGCTCGGCTCGATGCCTCGCGTAACGACAACGCCGGCGTGGCGTGGATCGCGCCGCAATCCCACTGGCCGAGTCGAACAATGCGTCGGAGGTCCGACGAGCCCGATGGCGGGACGGCAACTCTATTCATCGCCGAACACTCACATTTTAATCTTCAAGATAATCAAGATCACAAGTTGCGGATTTTCACGAAATTTTATTATTAAGATATTACAATTCTTGCGGCCGCGACATCGGCGGTGCACCAGGTTCCTTCGCGTCAACGCTCCGGGGTGACGGCCCGTCAGGGAGCCGGCCTTGAGGAGCCGCGTTCACCGCCTGGGGCATGTACTTGGGGCGGCTGGGCCCATAGAGACGTGCCATCGCGAACGTCACGACGAAGAGCGTGCCCCAAAGCTCATAAGTACCCAGGAAGGCGTTCCTCTCAAGCTTTTCCGTCAAGTTGAAGACATCCTTGCGCTCGATGGCCTCGCGCGTGGCCCATTGGAGGGACAGGGCCATGACGATGGCCCACCGCGACCATGGCGACTGTTTGGCCTCCCAGACGAGGTAGCCCCAGAAGGGGACGAGGTAGACGAGGTGGTGGCCCCAGGCCAGGGGGCTGAAGATCAAGAAGCCGCCGACCATCGCCAGCGAGGCCGCCAGGAGCTTGACCGGGTCCTCGGGCAATTCCCTGCGGCTCCGCAGCAAGCCGATCGCCCCGAGGATGATCAAGACCAGTTCCACCGCCCGGACAACCCGCTCGGCCTGCTTCGGGATCGGAGCGGAGCCGTACAGCCTGGAGAGGAAACTGCTTGCCGTGATGCTACCCCACCCGTCATTCGGCCGACCGAAGGTCGGCATCATCTCCCGGGCGAAGGTCACGAAGGGCCCTTCCCCGGCAACCGCGAGCGTCGCGAGGCAGAGCAGGAGGGACAACAGCGATGACGTGATCAGCACCCGCCACCTTCGTGCCAGCACATAGAGGGGCACGAAGACGAGGGTGACGAACTTGGCGAACGCGCCCACGACCATGCCCAGGGAACTCCGGAGGCGATCCTCGGTCACCAGGCCCATCGCCGCCGACCCGACACACAAGCCGACGATGGGCGAGATATTGCCGATGCGTATGGCAAATTGGCACATCGGGGAGCAGGCGATGAGCACAACGAGTAGCCCCTCGAGACGCGACCGGCCGCCCAGGAGGCGAAGGATGCGGGCAGCCTGGAGTGCGACCAGCCAGAGGCAAATCGCATTCAGGAAGACCCACAGGTCATTGGCCGTCTGGTAATCGAAGAAGCCGAGGGGGAGCAAGAGGAGCGCCACGGGGGGGGCCTGGACGAAGCGATTGTAATCGTGGACGCCCTCCGCTTGCAGAAGCTCTCTGTACCTGGGACGCATGATCGAGGAGTCCGAGTAACCGGGATGTTTCTCGGCCCCGGGCTTGGGGATCGGGTAGAGCGCATCCCAGTGCCCATGACGAGCGATCAAGCCCGCCATGTAATACTGGGTGAAATCGACGGTGACGGGCTTGGTGGACACGCCCCGGATCGCACCGGCCATCAGCAAGACGAGCGCCACGGCCTTGCAGAGCCGATTGAAGGGGCCCGTCGCCCAAAATCGCTGATTTAACATGCTTTTTCCCATTGATTCCGTCGTGTTTCCGCCGAGCTCGCCCAATTCACTCGCCGATCACTCCGATGCGCCGCGTCTTGGGGCCCCCTGGCGTGCCGGGGACGCGCGATCTGGAATCCCGGCATGGGCCCGCGAATACACCACACCAATGTCCGAGCGACCTGCACGGCCCCGTTCCGACGATCATCCTGGCGGCCGGCCTCCCATGATCTTGTAGTATCCCATCGATTGAAGGATCTTGGCACGCGTGCGCAGCCACCGGAACTTTCGCGGCGTGAACGGCACGAACGGGAGGACTGGCGCATCCTCAGCGGGTTTGCCGCCCGGAGCGCCGGCCAGTTGCTCGAGCAGCGCCCCGGCGCCTGGGTCGGCCAGCCATCGCTTGGCAGTCCCCCCGGCATGAAACGCCAGGCACGTGCGAAGGTCCTCGGCGTTGAGCATCCCTCGCGGCGAGGTGCCGGCTTTCTGAAGCACGCGTTTCCACTGGGTGTTGGCCCAGCAGGACCACCGCCGGGGATTCAGATAGCCGCCCCCCATGCGCATGGCCAGGGCCGCCCACACGATCGACTCCACGTGCATGACCCGAGGCAAATCGCCCAGCGACCTCACAAGCCGGTCGAGCCAGTCCAGATCCAGCGGCGATCGGTACTGTGCGATGCCGATGTCCGTGTGGTCGGCCAGCGCGACGCCGTGGTCGAATGCGCTCTGCACCACCGAGAACGGCAGGAGGCAGTTGGGCTTCTGCCACATCAGCCGGAGCGTCCCATCCCCGACGGTCTCGAACTCGAACGACCGCGGGAAATACACGTCGGGATCGACCACCACGACCTCATCGCCATCCCCGGCCAGCAACATCGGGTCCGTCAGCTTGCGCCAGCACGGATGACCCCGGCGGAGTTGTTCCAACCCCGCGTACCGGCGCATCGGATTGCTGGGATCCTCCCAGAGGGGATCCGCAAGCAGGACCTTGATCCTCCGCCGAGCGGCAAACGCCTGGCAGAGCTGCTGCACATCGCGCGGGGTGTCGGTGAGCAGGTGGATGGACTCATCTCCACCGAGGTTCTCGGCTAGGCTGCCGATGCAAAGCGATGCGTAGGGCAGGGAGGAGGCAGCGAGGTTGATTGCAATGATTCTGGGCATGGATCCTCATGCTTTCGCTTCGACCTTCCGCGCCAGGCTGCTGGCATCATCACAGGCCGTCGCATACAGTTTCAGGACCTGGCGGACCTTCGCCGGCCACGTGTACTTCTCGGCAATCTCGCGCTGCGCGGCGGCTCCCAGCCGGCGCCGCGTTTCGGGAGTCAGGCCCTGGACTGCCTGAACCAGCTCGGCGATCAACTGCGGACGCGGTGCCGGCTCGACCGCGACGCCGCACCCGGGCGCGAGGTATTCGCCGACCCCTCCCCAGTTCAGGGCCACGACCGGCAACCCGAGCGCCATCGCCTCGAGCACGACCGCCCCGCCGCAATCCCGCATGCTGGGATACAGGAAGACATCACACTGCGACAGCAGCCGGGACGATTCCTTGGGATCGACCCATCCATGGAACGTCACGGCATGCGACAGGCCGAGCGCCTCCACCTGCCGTTGCAGCCGCCCGCGCTCCGGCCCATCGCCGATGATCCAGAGTTCCGCCGACGGCGTTCGCGCGCGGACCTCGTCGAAGACGTCCAGCACCACGTCCGCCCCTTTCCAGTGCACCAGCCGTCCCAGGAATCCCAGGCGGAGCACCTCGCCCGATCGGGCCGGGAGATCGTCGGGCCGCCGCCAGACATCCGGATCCACGCCGTTCTCGCAGAGGATCGCGACCCGACCGCTGCAACCGCGGGGCAAGGCCCGGCGGGACCGCTCGTTGGCAACCAGCAGGAGCGCGGCCCGGCGCTTGCCTGGGATGAGGGTGTTGGCCAGGTCTGACACACCGCGAGCCAACGGCACGAAGACCCGTTCCAGGAACGATGGGGAGGCCAATCCCGGTGGGTAGGTCATGTTGCCGTTCATGGGTCCGATCA is part of the Tautonia marina genome and harbors:
- a CDS encoding nucleotide sugar dehydrogenase — encoded protein: MSNVHRDALLEQIRQGSARVGIIGLGYVGLPLAQACATRGFPVLGFDTDPRKVQLLRDGQSYIGHIGPEAVRAMSAAGFEPTSDLGRLGEADIVLICVPTPLGETREPDLSFVTNTARAIARTLRPGQLVVLESTTYPGTTRDEVQPILESGGLRAGADFFLAFSPEREDPGNPDFSAPTIPKVVGGLDPISTELAAAFYAQIVVKVVAVSSAEVAEACKILENTYRAVNIALVNELKILYDRMGIDVWEVIDAAKTKPFGFQAFYPGPGLGGHCIPIDPFYLSWVARRFGMSTRFIELAGEINTSMPEFVVHKVADALNDRGKPVKGSRIALLGMAYKKDVDDPRESPGFELMELLLARGADVSYHDPHIPVLPSMRKYPNLRMESQPLTPEYLASRDCVLIVTDHSAFDWPWIVAHAPLVIDTRNATRGVTEHRDRIVKA
- a CDS encoding glycosyltransferase family 87 protein, with amino-acid sequence MLNQRFWATGPFNRLCKAVALVLLMAGAIRGVSTKPVTVDFTQYYMAGLIARHGHWDALYPIPKPGAEKHPGYSDSSIMRPRYRELLQAEGVHDYNRFVQAPPVALLLLPLGFFDYQTANDLWVFLNAICLWLVALQAARILRLLGGRSRLEGLLVVLIACSPMCQFAIRIGNISPIVGLCVGSAAMGLVTEDRLRSSLGMVVGAFAKFVTLVFVPLYVLARRWRVLITSSLLSLLLCLATLAVAGEGPFVTFAREMMPTFGRPNDGWGSITASSFLSRLYGSAPIPKQAERVVRAVELVLIILGAIGLLRSRRELPEDPVKLLAASLAMVGGFLIFSPLAWGHHLVYLVPFWGYLVWEAKQSPWSRWAIVMALSLQWATREAIERKDVFNLTEKLERNAFLGTYELWGTLFVVTFAMARLYGPSRPKYMPQAVNAAPQGRLPDGPSPRSVDAKEPGAPPMSRPQEL
- a CDS encoding glycosyltransferase family 4 protein, whose product is MLIVAEHASMSQGGESCLPIHWFRGLLREDVDVRLLVHARNQPELDALLGAHASRLSYVRDTLPQKILWRLGAFLPEQIRNFTIEWFLHLFTQFAQRRAARRMIEQFGINIVHEPTPVSPRLPSMIHGLGIPVVIGPMNGNMTYPPGLASPSFLERVFVPLARGVSDLANTLIPGKRRAALLLVANERSRRALPRGCSGRVAILCENGVDPDVWRRPDDLPARSGEVLRLGFLGRLVHWKGADVVLDVFDEVRARTPSAELWIIGDGPERGRLQRQVEALGLSHAVTFHGWVDPKESSRLLSQCDVFLYPSMRDCGGAVVLEAMALGLPVVALNWGGVGEYLAPGCGVAVEPAPRPQLIAELVQAVQGLTPETRRRLGAAAQREIAEKYTWPAKVRQVLKLYATACDDASSLARKVEAKA